In one Lolium rigidum isolate FL_2022 chromosome 3, APGP_CSIRO_Lrig_0.1, whole genome shotgun sequence genomic region, the following are encoded:
- the LOC124702430 gene encoding probable E3 ubiquitin-protein ligase RHC1A, with translation MSGGRQSYWCFQCRQRVRPRGREMECPHCDSGFVAEMDDVDTLMSQFVGMDSDFHRDPRFGIMEAMSAVMRHGMGGMSREVDVRRRPSILSDLEMEFGAGPWLLFRGQLPGHVSEDNGFDVFVNGRRGVGMRRANIADYFVGPGLEDLIEQLTHSDRRGPPPASQSSIDAMPTVRITSRHLTGDSHCPVCKEKFELGSEAREMPCKHLYHSDCILPWLEQHNSCPVCRYELPTQGSTGASCSRSRSTNQNHSSSSSSSSARASGRQRRRNPFSFLWPFRSSSSSSSSR, from the coding sequence ATGTCGGGAGGTAGGCAATCGTACTGGTGCTTCCAGTGTAGACAGCGGGTCAGGCCCCGTGGCCGGGAAATGGAGTGTCCGCACTGCGATTCTGGGTTTGTGGCTGAGATGGATGATGTCGATACTCTCATGAGCCAGTTTGTTGGGATGGATAGCGATTTCCATCGTGACCCAAGGTTCGGGATCATGGAGGCGATGTCTGCCGTGATGCGGCATGGGATGGGGGGCATGAGTCGAGAGGTTGATGTAAGAAGAAGGCCAAGCATATTATCTGACCTGGAGATGGAGTTTGGTGCAGGGCCATGGCTGCTCTTCCGTGGCCAGCTCCCTGGTCATGTCTCGGAGGACAATGGTTTTGATGTGTTCGTCAATGGACGCCGTGGCGTTGGCATGCGGAGGGCAAACATTGCAGATTACTTTGTTGGGCCTGGATTAGAGGATCTGATTGAGCAGTTGACTCATAGTGACCGCAGAGGGCCACCACCTGCATCTCAGTCCTCGATTGATGCTATGCCTACTGTTAGGATCACTTCGAGGCATCTCACCGGCGACTCGCATTGCCCGGTCTGCAAGGAGAAGTTCGAGCTGGGATCAGAAGCAAGAGAGATGCCATGCAAACATCTATACCACTCTGATTGCATACTTCCTTGGCTGGAACAACACAATTCCTGCCCTGTTTGCCGGTATGAGCTGCCAACACAGGGATCTACTGGTGCTAGCTGCTCACGGTCAAGATCAACAAACCAAAATCACAGTTCAAGCAGTTCAAGTAGCAGCGCGAGAGCCAGTGGGCGCCAGAGGAGAAGGAACCCGTTCTCGTTCCTATGGCCTTTCCGCTCATCAAGCTCTAGCTCTAGTTCTCGTTAG
- the LOC124702431 gene encoding SAC3 family protein C isoform X2, with protein sequence MCPATERAQRERLRDLAVFERVGGDPRSTAPSLAVKKFCRTISSTTVQASDIRPLSVLRETMDYLLDLLNSSEYPFDVVHDFIFDRTRSVRQDLSIQNLVNEQAIHIYEDVIKFHILSHQRLARSCKDSDASSLCYLNTEQLMKCLLSLFDMYHIVHKNDSHNTRKAEYYSFFVLLHLGCKIPRMADSLSLWYSQLPASVVRSKEMIFARTILRCYHLGNFKRFFCMIAADASDLQMCLVEPFLNEVRARALMYFNHSGYKPQHHPLTHLSEILMIEELELENLCSICGLQISGSGDTKSFAPKQTSFSLPSSISHSSGLHISREIER encoded by the exons ATGTGCCCAG CGACGGAGAGGGCGCAGAGGGAGCGGCTGCGGGACCTGGCGGTGTTCGAGAGGGTGGGGGGCGACCCCCGCAGCACGGCCCCTTCCCTCGCGGTCAAGAAG TTTTGCAGAACTATCTCCTCTACCACTGTACAGGCATCAGACATACGCCCTCTTTCAGTCTTACGAGAAACGATGGATTATCTTTTGGATTTACTGAATTCTTCAGAGTACCCATTCGATGTAGTTCATGATTTCATATTTGATAGAACAAGGTCGGTGAGACAAGACCTTAGTATACAGAACTTGGTGAACGAGCAAGCAATTCACATATATGAGGATGTG ATAAAGTTCCATATTCTATCCCATCAAAGACTTGCTAGGTCTTGCAAGGATTCTGATGCATCTTCCCTGTGTTACCTGAACACGGAACAACTGATGAAATGTCTTCTTTCTCTGTTTGATATGTATCATATAGTTCATAAAAATGATTCCCACAACACTAGAAAGGCTGAGTATTATTCCTTCTTTGTGCTTCTACATTTGGGCTGCAAGATACCCAGAATg GCGGACTCTCTCTCTTTGTGGTACAGCCAGTTGCCAGCTTCAGTGGTACGATCAAAGGAAATGATATTTGCTAGAACTATATTGAG ATGCTACCACCTAGGAAACTTCAAGCGTTTCTTTTGCATGATTGCAGCTGATGCAAGCGACCTTCAGATGTGTTTGG TAGAACCTTTTCTCAATGAG GTCCGTGCCAGAGCATTAATGTACTTCAATCACAGCGGCTACAAACCTCAACACCATCCTTTGACACATCTGTCAGAAATCCTAATGATCGAG GAGTTGGAGCTGGAGAATCTTTGTAGCATATGTGGGCTTCAAATTAGCGGAAGCGGGGACACTAAATCATTCGCTCCTAAACAAACAAGCTTCAGCCTACCATCATCCATATCTCACAGTAGTGGCCTTCACATCTCGAGGGAGATCGAAAGATGA
- the LOC124702431 gene encoding SAC3 family protein C isoform X1, whose translation MCPATERAQRERLRDLAVFERVGGDPRSTAPSLAVKKFCRTISSTTVQASDIRPLSVLRETMDYLLDLLNSSEYPFDVVHDFIFDRTRSVRQDLSIQNLVNEQAIHIYEDVIKFHILSHQRLARSCKDSDASSLCYLNTEQLMKCLLSLFDMYHIVHKNDSHNTRKAEYYSFFVLLHLGCKIPRMADSLSLWYSQLPASVVRSKEMIFARTILRCYHLGNFKRFFCMIAADASDLQMCLVEPFLNEVRARALMYFNHSGYKPQHHPLTHLSEILMIEELELENLCSICGLQISGSGDTKSFAPKQTSFSLPSSISHSSGLHISREIER comes from the exons ATGTGCCCAG CGACGGAGAGGGCGCAGAGGGAGCGGCTGCGGGACCTGGCGGTGTTCGAGAGGGTGGGGGGCGACCCCCGCAGCACGGCCCCTTCCCTCGCGGTCAAGAAG TTTTGCAGAACTATCTCCTCTACCACTGTACAGGCATCAGACATACGCCCTCTTTCAGTCTTACGAGAAACGATGGATTATCTTTTGGATTTACTGAATTCTTCAGAGTACCCATTCGATGTAGTTCATGATTTCATATTTGATAGAACAAGGTCGGTGAGACAAGACCTTAGTATACAGAACTTGGTGAACGAGCAAGCAATTCACATATATGAGGATGTG ATAAAGTTCCATATTCTATCCCATCAAAGACTTGCTAGGTCTTGCAAGGATTCTGATGCATCTTCCCTGTGTTACCTGAACACGGAACAACTGATGAAATGTCTTCTTTCTCTGTTTGATATGTATCATATAGTTCATAAAAATGATTCCCACAACACTAGAAAGGCTGAGTATTATTCCTTCTTTGTGCTTCTACATTTGGGCTGCAAGATACCCAGAATg GCGGACTCTCTCTCTTTGTGGTACAGCCAGTTGCCAGCTTCAGTGGTACGATCAAAGGAAATGATATTTGCTAGAACTATATTGAG ATGCTACCACCTAGGAAACTTCAAGCGTTTCTTTTGCATGATTGCAGCTGATGCAAGCGACCTTCAGATGTGTTTGGTAGAACCTTTTCTCAATGAG GTCCGTGCCAGAGCATTAATGTACTTCAATCACAGCGGCTACAAACCTCAACACCATCCTTTGACACATCTGTCAGAAATCCTAATGATCGAG GAGTTGGAGCTGGAGAATCTTTGTAGCATATGTGGGCTTCAAATTAGCGGAAGCGGGGACACTAAATCATTCGCTCCTAAACAAACAAGCTTCAGCCTACCATCATCCATATCTCACAGTAGTGGCCTTCACATCTCGAGGGAGATCGAAAGATGA
- the LOC124702431 gene encoding SAC3 family protein C isoform X3 has protein sequence MDYLLDLLNSSEYPFDVVHDFIFDRTRSVRQDLSIQNLVNEQAIHIYEDVIKFHILSHQRLARSCKDSDASSLCYLNTEQLMKCLLSLFDMYHIVHKNDSHNTRKAEYYSFFVLLHLGCKIPRMADSLSLWYSQLPASVVRSKEMIFARTILRCYHLGNFKRFFCMIAADASDLQMCLVEPFLNEVRARALMYFNHSGYKPQHHPLTHLSEILMIEELELENLCSICGLQISGSGDTKSFAPKQTSFSLPSSISHSSGLHISREIER, from the exons ATGGATTATCTTTTGGATTTACTGAATTCTTCAGAGTACCCATTCGATGTAGTTCATGATTTCATATTTGATAGAACAAGGTCGGTGAGACAAGACCTTAGTATACAGAACTTGGTGAACGAGCAAGCAATTCACATATATGAGGATGTG ATAAAGTTCCATATTCTATCCCATCAAAGACTTGCTAGGTCTTGCAAGGATTCTGATGCATCTTCCCTGTGTTACCTGAACACGGAACAACTGATGAAATGTCTTCTTTCTCTGTTTGATATGTATCATATAGTTCATAAAAATGATTCCCACAACACTAGAAAGGCTGAGTATTATTCCTTCTTTGTGCTTCTACATTTGGGCTGCAAGATACCCAGAATg GCGGACTCTCTCTCTTTGTGGTACAGCCAGTTGCCAGCTTCAGTGGTACGATCAAAGGAAATGATATTTGCTAGAACTATATTGAG ATGCTACCACCTAGGAAACTTCAAGCGTTTCTTTTGCATGATTGCAGCTGATGCAAGCGACCTTCAGATGTGTTTGGTAGAACCTTTTCTCAATGAG GTCCGTGCCAGAGCATTAATGTACTTCAATCACAGCGGCTACAAACCTCAACACCATCCTTTGACACATCTGTCAGAAATCCTAATGATCGAG GAGTTGGAGCTGGAGAATCTTTGTAGCATATGTGGGCTTCAAATTAGCGGAAGCGGGGACACTAAATCATTCGCTCCTAAACAAACAAGCTTCAGCCTACCATCATCCATATCTCACAGTAGTGGCCTTCACATCTCGAGGGAGATCGAAAGATGA